The Glycine soja cultivar W05 chromosome 6, ASM419377v2, whole genome shotgun sequence genome has a window encoding:
- the LOC114416431 gene encoding kinetochore protein SPC25 homolog: protein MASICDTYIPLRLQNIDAFTASYRNSLQSLRTTALETARSQSELTEIQAKLREAEDDLVKALAVKTRREAKRMALKAAIDSVKGRIEDLKTSIPQQRTKNKECATVVSQHRLVLAVSEQESNESSEHRDEVQEAISWYNRILGFHVEGGRGVKFTFKNINVDNPNEEFFFTIRLEDDIYTLLNCKPSVKDTDEVIHELNKTNGLFKFVRTMRKKFQEAVAQGSLSMTTNEHQESAFMSASAPVLSISTITEGNENQDEPIKGNAHLQKQVNRRRVKSPGSASSVCQSPRLKVRK, encoded by the exons ATGGCGTCAATCTGCGACACCTATATCCCTCTTCGACTACAGAACATCGACGCTTTCACCGCTTCTTACAGAAACTCTCTCCAATCACTGAGAACCACCGCACTCGAAACCGCGCGATCTCAAT CCGAACTAACAGAGATTCAAGCTAAACTCAGAGAGGCTGAGGATGATTTGGTAAAGGCACTTGCAG TTAAAACTCGGAGAGAGGCGAAGCGAATGGCGTTGAAAGCCGCGATTGATTCTGTGAAGGGAAGAATTGAAGATCTGAAGACGAGTATTCCGCAGCAGAGAACAAAAAACAAGGAATGTGCTACCGTTGTATCGCAGCACCGGCTTG tTTTGGCAGTGTCTGAACAGGAATCAAATGAAAGCAGTGAGCATAGAGATGAAGTCCAGGAGGCCATATCTTGGTACAATAGGATCCTTGGTTTTCATGTTGAAGGTGGACGTG GGGTAAAATTCACCTTCAAGAATATTAATGTGGACAACCCAAATGAGGAGTTCTTTTTTACCATCCGCCTTGAAGATGACATTTATACAT TGCTAAATTGTAAACCATCTGTCAAAGATACTGACGAGGTGATCCATGAATTAAACAAGACAAATGGTCTATTTAAATTTGTCAGAACAATGAGGAAAAAGTTTCAAGAAGCAGTGGCACAAG GCAGTCTATCTATGACAACAAATGAACATCAAGAATCTGCCTTTATGTCTGCATCTGCTCCAGTTTTATCAATATCAACCATTACTGAAGGAAATGAGAATCAAGATGAACCCATCAAAGGCAATGCACATCTCCAGAAACAAGTCAATCGAAGAAGGGTAAAATCTCCTGGATCTGCATCATCTGTTTGTCAATCTCCTCGTTTGAAG GTCAGGAAATGA
- the LOC114416430 gene encoding short-chain dehydrogenase TIC 32, chloroplastic-like isoform X1 gives MKATLRYLAGMAGPSGFGSNSTAEQVTEDCSCFLPSALTALITGASSGIGAETARVLAKRGVRVVIAARDLKKAKEVKKNIQKETPKAEVILLEIDLGSFGSVQRFCSEFLALELPLNILINNAGMFSQNLEFSEDKIEMTFATNYLGHFLLTEILLDKMIETAEKTGIQGRIINVSSVIHSWVKKDGFRFNDILSGKKYNGTRAYAQSKLANILHAKEIAKQLKARNERVTINAVHPGIVKTGIIRAHKGLITDSLFFIASKLLKTTSQGASTTCYVALSPKTEGISGKYFADCNESKCSSLANDESEAQTLWNNTHALLQKRLRQATI, from the exons ATGAAGGCAACACTAAGATACTTAGCAGGAATGGCAGGCCCTAGTGGTTTTGGCTCAAATTCAACAGCTGAACAAGTCACTGAAGATTGTTCTTGCTTCCTTCCTTCTGCTCTAACCGCTCTGATCACCG ggGCGAGTTCTGGTATTGGAGCTGAAACAGCAAGAGTGTTAGCAAAGAGAGGAGTGAGAGTTGTGATTGCTGCAAGGGACTTGAAGAAGGCAAAGGAAGTgaaaaagaacatacaaaaggAGACTCCAAAAGCTGAGGTTATTCTGTTGGAGATTGATCTTGGCTCTTTTGGTTCTGTGCAGAGATTTTGTTCCGAGTTTTTGGCTTTAGAACTTCCCCTTAACATTCTCAT AAACAATGCAGGGATGTTTTCTCAAAACTTGGAGTTCTCTGAGGATAAAATTGAGATGACATTTGCTACAAATTACTTAG GTCATTTCTTGTTAACAGAAATATTATTAGACAAAATGATAGAGACGGCAGAGAAGACAGGTATTCAAGGAAGAATAATAAACGTTTCTTCTGTCATACATAGCTGGGTGAAGAAAGATGGTTTTCGTTTCAACGACATACTCAGTGGAAAAAA ATATAATGGCACACGCGCTTATGCTCAGTCAAAATTGGCAAATATTTTGCATGCAAAGGAAATAGCCAAGCAACTGAAG gCAAGGAATGAAAGAGTAACAATCAATGCAGTGCATCCAGGCATTGTGAAGACAGGAATTATTAGAGCTCATAAGGGCTTAATAACAG ATTCCCTATTTTTTATCGCATCAAAGTTACTCAAAACGACATCGCAG GGTGCATCAACTACGTGTTATGTTGCACTGAGCCCCAAAACAGAAGGGATAAGTGGAAAATACTTTGCAGATTGCAATGAGAGTAAATGCTCGAGCCTTGCAAACGACGAATCGGAAGCTCAAACGCTATGGAACAACACCCATGCCTTGCTTCAAAAACGACTGCGtcaagcaacaatttga
- the LOC114416430 gene encoding short-chain dehydrogenase TIC 32, chloroplastic-like isoform X2, whose translation MKATLRYLAGMAGPSGFGSNSTAEQVTEDCSCFLPSALTALITGASSGIGAETARVLAKRGVRVVIAARDLKKAKEVKKNIQKETPKAEVILLEIDLGSFGSVQRFCSEFLALELPLNILINNAGMFSQNLEFSEDKIEMTFATNYLGHFLLTEILLDKMIETAEKTGIQGRIINVSSVIHSWVKKDGFRFNDILSGKKYNGTRAYAQSKLANILHAKEIAKQLKARNERVTINAVHPGIVKTGIIRAHKGLITDSLFFIASKLLKTTSQWTELVMQ comes from the exons ATGAAGGCAACACTAAGATACTTAGCAGGAATGGCAGGCCCTAGTGGTTTTGGCTCAAATTCAACAGCTGAACAAGTCACTGAAGATTGTTCTTGCTTCCTTCCTTCTGCTCTAACCGCTCTGATCACCG ggGCGAGTTCTGGTATTGGAGCTGAAACAGCAAGAGTGTTAGCAAAGAGAGGAGTGAGAGTTGTGATTGCTGCAAGGGACTTGAAGAAGGCAAAGGAAGTgaaaaagaacatacaaaaggAGACTCCAAAAGCTGAGGTTATTCTGTTGGAGATTGATCTTGGCTCTTTTGGTTCTGTGCAGAGATTTTGTTCCGAGTTTTTGGCTTTAGAACTTCCCCTTAACATTCTCAT AAACAATGCAGGGATGTTTTCTCAAAACTTGGAGTTCTCTGAGGATAAAATTGAGATGACATTTGCTACAAATTACTTAG GTCATTTCTTGTTAACAGAAATATTATTAGACAAAATGATAGAGACGGCAGAGAAGACAGGTATTCAAGGAAGAATAATAAACGTTTCTTCTGTCATACATAGCTGGGTGAAGAAAGATGGTTTTCGTTTCAACGACATACTCAGTGGAAAAAA ATATAATGGCACACGCGCTTATGCTCAGTCAAAATTGGCAAATATTTTGCATGCAAAGGAAATAGCCAAGCAACTGAAG gCAAGGAATGAAAGAGTAACAATCAATGCAGTGCATCCAGGCATTGTGAAGACAGGAATTATTAGAGCTCATAAGGGCTTAATAACAG ATTCCCTATTTTTTATCGCATCAAAGTTACTCAAAACGACATCGCAG TGGACTGAACTAGTAATGCAATAA